The following coding sequences are from one Microtus pennsylvanicus isolate mMicPen1 chromosome 1, mMicPen1.hap1, whole genome shotgun sequence window:
- the Oscar gene encoding osteoclast-associated immunoglobulin-like receptor, which yields MILSLILQLLTLCELSLPWPVCQMDFTPTALYPQPLLGAHPAAVVTPGVNVTLRCRALQPAWRFALFRTGVVTPLLFRDVSTELAEFFLEEVTLAQGGSYYCRYRRTDWGPGVWSQSSNVLELLVTDQLPRPSLVAMPGPVLAPGANVSLRCAGRMPGMSFALYRVGVATPLQYIDSVLPWADFLLIGADAPGTYSCYYHTPSAPYVLSQRSQPLVISFEGSGSSDYTQGNLIRLGLSGLVLVCLGILVTFDCHSRSSAFGGLRPQQNRV from the exons ATGATCCTGTCACTGATTCTCCAGCTGTTGACTCTCTGTGAGCTGTCcctcccct GGCCTGTGTGCCAGATGGACTTCACACCAACAG CCTTATACCCCCAGCCATTGCTGGGGGCTCATCCTGCTGCAGTTGTGACTCCTGGAGTCAACGTGACCTTGAGGTGCCGTGCACTCCAACCTGCCTGGCGGTTTGCACTCTTCAGAACAGGTGTTGTTACACCGCTGCTCTTTCGAGATGTGTCCACCGAGCTGGCTGAGTTTTTCCTGGAGGAGGTGACCCTGGCCCAGGGGGGCAGTTATTATTGCCGCTATCGCAGGACAGACTGGGGACCGGGTGTCTGGTCCCAGTCAAGCAATGTCCTGGAACTGCTGGTGACAG ATCAGTTACCCAGACCATCGCTCGTGGCAATGCCTGGGCCTGTGTTGGCTCCAGGAGCCAATGTAAGCCTGCGCTGTGCAGGCCGCATGCCAGGCATGAGTTTCGCGCTGTACCGCGTGGGTGTGGCGACCCCTCTGCAGTATATCGACTCTGTGCTGCCCTGGGCTGACTTCCTTCTGATTGGCGCCGATGCCCCAGGCACCTACAGTTGCTATTACCACACGCCCTCTGCCCCTTATGTGCTGTCGCAGCGCAGCCAGCCACTGGTCATCAGCTTCGAAG GTTCTGGCTCTTCAGATTATACTCAGGGAAACCTCATTCGTTTAGGGCTGTCTGGCCTGGTCCTCGTCTGCTTGGGCATCTTAGTTACTTTTGACTGTCATAGCAGGAGCTCTGCTTTTGGTGGCCTGCGGCCCCAGCAAAACCGGGTGTAG
- the Ndufa3 gene encoding NADH dehydrogenase [ubiquinone] 1 alpha subcomplex subunit 3, producing MAGRITTFLKNAWAKEPVLVVSFSVWGLAIIMPIISPYTKYASMINQATPYNYPVPVRDNGNMPDVPSHPQDPQGPSLEWLKNL from the exons ATGGCCGGGA GAATCACCACTTTTCTCAAGAATGCCTGGGCGAAGGAGCCTGTGCTGGTGGTGTCCTTCTCAGTCTGGGGCCTCG CTATAATTATGCCCATAATCAGCCCCTACACCAAGTATGCTTCCATGATCAACCAGGCAACACCCTACAACTACCCAG TCCCTGTACGAGATAATGGGAACATGCCCGATGTGCCCAGCCATCCCCAGGACCCTCAGGGCCCAAGCCTGGAGTGGCTGAAGAACCTGTGA